DNA from Ignavibacteria bacterium:
ACGGCTAATACGAGAAAAACAAATCCGATGAAATCATTTGATGTTAATTTCTGGTCTTTAAAGAAAATGACCGTAAAAATCGTAAAAACGACAAGTGTTATGGCTTCCTGCATAACTTTCAGCTGAACTAAGTTAAAAGGTCCTCCGTTATCGATAAAGCCCATTCTGTTGGCAGGAATCATAAAGCAGTATTCGAAAAATGCCAGTCCCCAGCTAATTAGAATTATTGCAAACAATCCCAGATTCTCAAAACCTTCCATCTGTTTAAATTTTAAGTGTCCATACCATGCAATGGTCATGAAAAGATTCGAAATAACAAGAAACAAAATTGTTCTGACTGCAACAGATTCCATAGAGGTTTGATAAAAAGTTTTTATATTAAAATTATTATTGTTACTATTGAGCATAAATTTCTAATCTTTTGATGAAATAAAAATCAACGCAACTCCTGACATTATAAACATTTTCAAAGACGGTTCAACGGCGTTCCACTGCTTTGACTGCCACATAAGAAACCACTCTCCTGCTATCGTGATAAACACAAAGCCAAACAAAATTAATCCTAAAGTTAATCCATATATGGCAAATTTTTTAGAATCATTAAACACATCAAAATTTTGTTTACGGTTTTTAATAAGCTTTACAAATCCAATCCAGCAAAGTATTGCCATTATAATCTCCGTAATAATCACCAATATGTAACAGAAATTCCACCAGAAAGAAGAGGTTACGCTTCTTGACATCAGAGCGTTATCGGGGAATGTCGTGTCCATGCTCATAACGTGGCTGATGAACACATAGTTTGAGTTATAATCAACAAGATTATTCCATACAACTACGGTTATATTTGCGGCAATCACAAACAGCACGGCGATTTTTGATATTCTTAAAGCCATTTAGATTAAACTTTTTAAGAGTAAGCAAATTTAGTAAATTAATTAACTCTTAAAAAGATTTAAATAATAATTTAATTTATATTATTGAGCAAAGAAAAAAAGCGTGTTGGAATAATTTTCGGCGGACGCTCTGCCGAGCATGAAATATCACTTTTATCTGCAAAGAATGTAATTGAGGCAATCGATAAAAATAAATATGATGTTGTTCTAATCGGCATCGATAAGCAGGGAAAGTGGTATTTAAATGAAGATTCAAGTTTTTTGCTTGAAGCATCAGACCCGCAAAAAATTAAGCTCGAAACCACAAGCGAAGAGCTTGCACTAATCCCCGGTGATATTGATGACAAAATGATTTCTTTGAACAATAAAAAATCAATCGGAAGAATCGATGTTGTCTTTCCCATTCTTCACGGAACGTTCGGTGAAGACGGCACCGTGCAGGGTTTGCTGAAGCTTTCAGATATTCCATTTGTCGGTCCTGATGTTCTCGGTTCCGCAGTGGGAATGGATAAAGACGTTATGAAGCGTTTGCTCATCGAAGCGGGAATTAAAAATTCAAAATATCTTGCATTCAATAAATATTCATACGGCAAGACAACTCCCGATGCGATAATCAAGCATCTCGGTCTGCCCTTGTTCGTAAAGCCGGCAAACATGGGTTCATCAGTCGGCATTTCAAAAGCACATGATAAAGCCGAGCTCATCAAAGCAATTGAGGATGCTTTTTTATACGATAATAAAATTTTAATCGAAGAAAATATTTCAGGGCGTGAAATCGAATGCTCCGTACTTGGCAACGAAGAACCAATTGCTTCACTGCCCGGCGAAGTTCACCCGACTCATGAATTTTATGATTACAACGCAAAGTATCTCGACGAAAACGGTGCTACTTTTGAAATTCCAGCAAAGCTTCCGCAGGACATCATTCACGCAATTCAGCAAATTGCCTGCGATACTTTTAAAATTCTTTGCTGTGAAGGAATGGCAAGAGTAGATTTCTTCTTGACCGATGCCGGAGAAATTTATGTGAATGAAATCAACACGATTCCCGGGTTTACAAAAATCAGCATGTATCCGAAAATGTGGGAGGCAAGCGGCATTTCTTACTCGGAGCTTATCACAAAATTACTCGAGCTCGCAATGCAGCGTTTCGAAAGAGATAAAAGATTAAAAACTTCTTATTTCAGCTAAACAAAAGGCAGTTCGTTTCCAAACTGCCTTCTAAAATTCAGTTAAATTTATTTAGCAATCGCAATAATCAGAATTACAATAATCAAAACAAGTGCAATAGTTATGAGAGTATAATGGTCTAAGTCCATCGTATTCTCAAGCTCCAATATTTGCTTGTCAAACTGTTTCGTTTCAGAATTATACTTAACATCGTTTATGGCAAACATATCGACGTCTTTATCTCCGTCATTGTCTGCAAAGAATACAGGCATCGGCATTGATTTAACAATCGAGCTTAACTCGGTCTGAAAAGTCTTATATTGAGACTTATCAAAAACAGGCGCTTCATTCGTTCCTGAATTTATGTATCCTCTTATTTCACCGCTTTCTTCGATATTAAGAATATCAAAAATACCGTCATTGTTTTCATCGGCAATAATAGGATTGTTGATTTTCAGGCTGTTAAAAATAAAATCATCAGCTATTCTGTTGATTTCATTTTTATCCCATACTTTATTGATGTCACCGGCATACAAATTAAAACTAAATAAAAATAACGAACAAAATACTATTAAGGTTTTCATTTTGTTAATTTTTATTTTGTTAAAAAAGTTTAATGTAGTCCTGCAGTTATTCCTCGAAATGCCTCAAAAACAATTGAGTAAAAATAATAATTTTCACTCAATACTATCAACATAAAACAAAATAAAAACGTTGCAAAATAATATTAAATGGCAAATTTAAACAAATTGAACAAAAT
Protein-coding regions in this window:
- a CDS encoding DMT family protein, with product MESVAVRTILFLVISNLFMTIAWYGHLKFKQMEGFENLGLFAIILISWGLAFFEYCFMIPANRMGFIDNGGPFNLVQLKVMQEAITLVVFTIFTVIFFKDQKLTSNDFIGFVFLVLAVYFIFKK
- the ddlA gene encoding D-alanine--D-alanine ligase, with the protein product MSKEKKRVGIIFGGRSAEHEISLLSAKNVIEAIDKNKYDVVLIGIDKQGKWYLNEDSSFLLEASDPQKIKLETTSEELALIPGDIDDKMISLNNKKSIGRIDVVFPILHGTFGEDGTVQGLLKLSDIPFVGPDVLGSAVGMDKDVMKRLLIEAGIKNSKYLAFNKYSYGKTTPDAIIKHLGLPLFVKPANMGSSVGISKAHDKAELIKAIEDAFLYDNKILIEENISGREIECSVLGNEEPIASLPGEVHPTHEFYDYNAKYLDENGATFEIPAKLPQDIIHAIQQIACDTFKILCCEGMARVDFFLTDAGEIYVNEINTIPGFTKISMYPKMWEASGISYSELITKLLELAMQRFERDKRLKTSYFS
- a CDS encoding DUF2165 domain-containing protein, producing the protein MALRISKIAVLFVIAANITVVVWNNLVDYNSNYVFISHVMSMDTTFPDNALMSRSVTSSFWWNFCYILVIITEIIMAILCWIGFVKLIKNRKQNFDVFNDSKKFAIYGLTLGLILFGFVFITIAGEWFLMWQSKQWNAVEPSLKMFIMSGVALIFISSKD